The Paracoccus albus region ATTCTGGCGTGCCGATCGAAAAGCGGTCGAGCGGCGCGAGATCGACCCAGTGACCAAGCGCGAATGCCGCGTCTTCGGCCGCAACGATCGGCGCGCCGCAGTGAAATGCAATCCAATCACGAAGGCCCGGATTATCATGCGCTCCTGCCAGATGAAGCGGTGTCGTGCGGTCGGTCAGCACCAGCAACAGCGTCGCCGCGGCGGCAGAGATCGGTGCGGGTCCATGATGGGACGCGAGACGTTGGATCTGGCCGGGACGCGCCATTGCGTTCAGGATGGCACGAAATGCTGTTGCGGATTCCACGGCGGCATTGCTGAAGCCGCCCGACAGATCGTTCATTCGTCCTCTCCCCGGACCAAGGTGAAAAACTCCACGCGCGTTCGCGCTGCCTCTGCCGCATTCGCGGCGCGACGGGCTTCTTCGTCGGCGCGCAAGGGCGTCAGTATCTCTGTTTCTATTTGTTCTGGCTCATCCTGTGCCATCGCATCGGCGATGGCGACGCGGCGGGCGTGGTCCTTGTCGCGGCCCTGCACATAACCGTGCCCGACCCGCCCGCTGCCCGCCAGTTTGACCGATGCGCGCGTCACCGTCATCTCACCAAGGTTGAACGCGGCACCTTTTCCCCCTGCCCGGCCGCGCACCATCACGGTTCCGATTTCAGGGGCGCGCAGCAGATCGTGATCTGGCAGATCGGGCAGCAGTGCCGCCAGTCGCTCCGGCTTTGCCCGCGCCATAAGGCCCAGAGCCTCTCGCCGGAAGTCCTGCAATTTGTCAGGTGACATCATCGGAATCCTGAACTATACAACTAGACATCTAATAGCCCGATCGCGCCTGACGGGCAATGTGGGATGCATGAATATTTGGTGACAAATGAGTCTATGGCAGAGCATCGCCGACACGTTGCGCGGTGAAATCGCCGCCGGTCAGTGGCGGCCCGGAAACCAGCTTCCACCCGAGGCGCAGCTTGCGGCGCGGTTCGGGGTCAATCGTCATACTTTACGCCGCGCAGTCCGATCTCTGGCTGAAGAAGGCCTGTTGTATTCACGTCGTGGCGCGGGTGTCTTCGTCGCCGCAGCGCCGCTTGAGTACCGGCTGGGTGAACGCGTCCGCTTTCATCGCAATATAGAACTGGCCGGTCGCGTTCCGGGCCGGAAGATTGACAGCGTCGTGACCCGGCAATGTGACAAGACAGAGGCCACGGCGCTGAACATCCCCCCCGGCAGCAAGGTTCTTGCAGTCGAAGGCGTATCGACGGTCGATTACCGTCCCGTTGCGCTGTTCCGTTCGATTTTCCCCGCTGATTTGTCACCCAAGCTGATTGGGGCGCTGTCCAAAGAGGGCTCGATCACGCGGGCATTGGCGCAATGCGGAATTTCTGATTACACCCGCGTCAGCACGCGGATGGCCGCGGCGCTCGCCAATGAGACACAAGCCGCGACGCTACAGATTGATCCCGGCGGCGCATTGCTCCGGACGGAATCCATTAACGCTGCCAATGGTCGCCGGATTGAGCGCGGGCTGACATGGTGGGCCGGAGAGCGGGTCACCCTGTTCCTTGGCGATCAGGATTCATAACGCGTCAGGAAATCGGCGACCGGCAAACTGCGAAAGTCGGGCAAGGCCTGTCGAAGCTGGTCATGATCCCAGTCCCACCAGCCAAGCCGCATCAGCCTGTCGCCGATTTCTTCGGTGAACCGGCGGCGCAGAGGCACAGCCGGACAGCCCGCGACGATCATCCAGTCCGGCACATCTTTTGTCACGACCGCACCCGCCGCAACGATGGCCCCGTGGCCGATGCGGATTTCGGGTTTCACGATGGCACCATGTCCGATCCATGTGTCATGCCCGATCCAGGTCCGCCGCGCGGCGCGGGCCGCGAAGAAATCTGGATCGGCTTCCGCATCGTCCCAGTAATATTCCGAACGATAGATGAAATGGTGCAGGCTCGCCGTGGTCATCGGGTGATCCGTGGGCCCGATCCGGGTCAGCGCGGCGATATTGGCGAACTTGCCGATGGTGGTATTGGCAATGTCTGCAAGCCGGTCGCAATAGCTGTAATCGCCGAAGCTGCAGTTCAGCACGCGCGCCCCGGCACCAACCTCACAATAACGGCCGAATTGCGAGGCGGCGACGTCGGCGCCGTCAAGAATCAGCGGTTCATCCGCGCTTAAACGCGCCATGTCAGCCCCGGATCAGGCGCGCGCGGATCTTGCCGGATACCCAATCCATCGCGACAACCAGCAGCACGACCAGCACGATGTAATAGGTCACATGCTCCCAGTCCTTCTGGGTCTGGATCGCCTGAACCAGCAACAGGCCGATACCGCCGCCTGTGATGGCACCAATGATCGTGGCGCTTCGCGTATTGGATTCGAAATAATACAGAAGCTGCGACAGGATCACTGGCGCGATTTGCGGCATCACGCCCCACCTGACACGCGGCATCGCGGCAGCACCGGTCGACCGCAGCCCTTCAATCGGCTTTTCATCGACATTTTCCAGAGCTTCCGAAAACAGTTTACCGAAGGTCCCGGTGTCGGTCATCAGGATCGCCAATGACCCGGTCAGAGGCCCCGGCCCGAAGGCGCGCGACAGCACAATGGTCCAGATCAGCGCATCGACACCGCGCAGGAAATCGAACACGCGCCGGAAGGCTTGGCGGATAATGCGCGAGGGCGCAAAGTTGTTCGCGGCCATAAACGCGATGGGAAGCGCTATCAGCCCTGCCCCGAATGTCCCCAGAAACGCCATCAGCAGTGTTTCGAAAATCGCCCAGGCCACATCGCCATGATGCCAGACGCTGTTATACCAGAAATCCGAAGCCATCGCGGCGATATTGGACCTGCCGGGAACAAGCTGATCGCTGCTGAATACCAGCCCGACGAGCTGCGGAAGCGATTTGCCGTAAAACGGGCTGGAGAGATCGAAAAAGAACAGCTCCCAGCCGGGCGAGCGGCGAAACACCTCTGTCCGGGACCGCGTGACGGTCAGTCGCGCCCCTGCGGGCAGGTTCGCGGTCAGGCGCTTGTCAGACAGGTTCATCCAGCCGGGCGGATCGGCAATATCGGTGGTAATGCCTTCTGCCGTGGGGGTGATGTGATAGGCCCCTCCTTCCGCCTCCAACGTGACATCGCCATTAGCCGCGATTGTGACATTGTTTCCGCCGCGCAGAGCAACACGGGTGCCGCCATCCGGCATTGGCTGAACCCATTCGGGTTCCTGCCCCGGTGCATAGGTGGCGTTGCGCATCCCCTCGATCGCGGTGACGACTGCGCCGTCGCCGCGGCGGTTTTCCCGCGTCACATGGGTTTTGTATGACCAGAAATCCTGAAGCAGAAGCGCGCCGTTATCCCATCTGGCACGAGAGGCCAGACCGGCCAGATCAAAGGCTATCGCGATATAAATCAGATAGGTCAGCACCGCCGCAGGCACGGCCAGAGAAAAGAAGCGGCGTCGCCTAAATCCGGCATGAACGCCCGGGCTGAGTTCCGCCATCGCCATCAGATACGCCCCCCGACATTGCCGCGCACCAGACGCTCACGCGCCATGCTGGAAAGCTGATCGAACAGGACGATGGTCAGAAACAGCAGGATGAAGATGGCAGCCGCCGCGTCATAGCGGCCCTGCCCCCAGCTTATGGCATTGCGCAATTCGTAACCGATGCCACCGGCGCCTACAAAGCCAAGGATTGCACTGGCCCGGATGTTGATCTCAAAGCGCAGCATGGCATAGCTGATCCAGTTCGGTGCAACCTGCGGTATAACGCCGAACCACATGCGCTGAACCCAGCTTGCGCCAACTGATTCCAGCCCCTCGACCGGCTTGGTGCTGGCGTTTTCCGCCACTTCCGAGAACAGCTTGCCAAGTGCACCCACAGCGTGAAAGGCGATGGCCAGCGTCGCGGGCACAGGTCCGCCGCCCAAAATGAAGATGAACACAAGCGCGATGACCAGTTCCGGTATGGCGCGCGCGATATCCAGCATCCGCCGGAACAACGGGATCAGCCGCGGCCAGGGCGCCAGCCCCGGCGTCGACAAAAGCGCCATGATGCCGCCGCCGATCACCCCGATCAGCGTTGCAACCGCCGCAATGTTGATCGTCTCGATCAGTGCGGGAAGATAGCCAACCATAAGGCCGGGCAGGTTCGCGGCCTTGCCCGCCGCCTCGGAAATCAGCTCTGCCGGGAAATCGAAAACCTGCGGCAGACCGTCCCAGAAGCCACCTGCATTGCGGTCATTCGCCAGATTGAAGCCCGAAATCATCAGCAGGGCAAAAAGCCCCCAAAGCAGCCCGGAATACAGGCGTTTTCGGCCCGATGCGGCGCGGTAATCCGCAGAGATCTGAGAGATATCGGTCATCGGAAATCCGTTGCAATGGCGGCGCGAGCCCCTGCCCCGCGCCGCCTGCCCTATGCCTTAGCTACCGGCCTGTTCTTCGGCCTTGCGGACCTCGATAATGGTCTTGTACGCATCATGGCTCACCGGCTCGAACCCGGCGGTCTCGCCGCTGGCCACGCCATAGGCGCAGTCGATATCTGTGTCATGCAGATTGGCGAGCAGATCAGTGAAGGTCGATTTGACGTCTTCGGGCAGCGCCTTGCGAACGACCATCGGTCCTTCCGGGATCGGGTTTGAGCGCCAGATCTCGACCAGATCGTTCATATCGACGATGCCGGAATCCACGGCCTTGCGCAGCGCACCGGAATTATATCCGTCTTCCCAGTCTCCCAGACCATCGGCCCAGGTCACGCCGGCGTCAATATCGCCGTTATTGACCGCAACAATGGTCTGCTCATGACCACCGGTGAACTTGATGTCGGCGAAATACTCGCCCGGCTTCACCGAAAAACCGGCCTCCGGCATTTCAACCGCCGGGATCAGATAGCCCGAGGTCGAGTTCGGATCGCCGAAGCCCAGAACCTTGTCCTTGGCGTCTTCCAGCGAAGTGATGCCGCTGTCGACACGGGCAAAGCCGACCGAATAATAGGTCGAAGCACCGTCAACATTGGTCTTGACCAGAACCGGCTCGACCGCCTCGGGGTCGGTCAGATAGGCCTTGGCATAGCCCGATGCACCCAGAATGGCCGCGTCCAGCGTGCCACCCAGAAGGCCCTGGATCACACCATCATAATCGGCCGGCGTAAAAAGTTTGACCGGAACGCCAAGCGCCTCTTCGGTGTAGCTGCGAAGACACTCGTTCGAGGTCATGCGGTCCTGGGCATTTTCGCCGCCCAGCACACCGATGTTGAATTCGCTGATCTCTTCTTGCGCTGCGGCAAGATGGGGCATGGCAAGTGCCGTCGAAAGGGCCATAAGGGTCAGGGTCCGTTTCATCGGAATCTCCATTGGGGGTTGAAACTCAGTCAGCAAGCATCCGGTCGGCAAATTCATTGTCTCCGACGCGGTCACTTGGGATAGAGGTCGAGGTCGTGCCTTCGCTGAACTCGGCACCTGCGCCATAGATGTCGCGTGCGACACCAGTCGTCAGCTGCGCAGGTGTACCGTCAAAGACGATGCGCCCCTTGCGCATCCCGATCACCCGGTCGCAATAGCGCCGTGCGGTATCCAGCGTATGCAGGTTGGCAATCACGGTCCGGCCGTCCTGCTCATGGATCTGGCGCAGGCTGTCCATCACCACCTGCGCGTTCATCGGATCGAGGCTGGCGATGGGCTCATCGGCGAGGATGATCTTCGGGTCCTGCATCAGCGCCCGCGCGATGGCGACGCGCTGCTGCTGGCCGCCGGACAGCGCCTCGGCGCGTTTCGGTGCCTGCTCGGCGATGCCCAGACGGTCGAGAATGGCAATGGCGCGGTCGATATCCTCGCGCGACCAGATATTGAAAAGTGTGGACAACGTGCCGCGCTTGTTCAGCAAACCGTGCAGCACATTGGAAACCACGTCGATCCGGCCAACCAGATTGAACTGCTGAAAGATCATCGCACAATCGGCCTGCCAGGCCCGTTTCGCCTCACCCTTCAGGGCCAGTACATCGCGACCCTCGATCAGCAACCGCCCGCCGCTGGCATCGGTCAGCCGGTTAAACATGCGCAGCAGGGTGGATTTCCCGGCGCCGGAACTGCCAATAACCCCGATCATCCTCGGCTGGTCTATGGTGAAGCTCGCATCATCGACGGCACGGGTGGCGCCGAAGATACGCGTAATTCCCTGAGCTTCGATTCTCATAGTGACTGCATGCCGCTTTCAACTTCCTTTGCGGCAGCAATTAGGCGGCGGTTGCGACAGTCACACGTCGGACAGGTAACACTCTGGTGACGTCTCAGTCGTCATAAAGTCGCAAATTCTAGCAAAATTTATCTAAAACAATCATATGCGACCGGAATCGCTCTCGCTCACATCAAAGTTTTCCGTTCGGTCGACGTATGATTTGTGGGCAAGTTTTCACGGTTAATGACTAATCAGCAACCGTAAGAATTTCATTAAGCGGCTTCTTTATCTTTGCCACCTTCGGCACCTTTGCATCGTCGCGCGGATGGCCGACAGCCACGATCATGATTGCCTTCTCATGATCCGGGCGACCCAGCATCTCATTCAGGAATTTCATCGGGTTCGGCGTATGCGTCAGCGCAACGAGCCCCGCATGATGCAGCGCGGCCAGCAGAAAGCCCGTCGCGATGCCCGTGCTTTCGGGGACATAGTAATTCTTGAACCTCTCACCGTCGTCAAAGTACCCCCAGCGTTGCGCAAAAATGACGATCAGCCACGGCGCATCCTCCAGATGAGGCTTGCTGTCATTGGTGCCGATAGGTTCGAGTGCTTTCAGCCATTCGTCGCCTGCACCGCCTTCGTAAAACCGGCGCTCTTCCTCTTCGGCCGCGTCGCGGATGCGCTTTTTGAAAGCAGGGTCTGCAATTGCAACGAAATGCCACGGCTGATGGTTGGCCCCGGACGGCGCGGTCCCTGCGGTCCGGACGCAATCCTCGATCACAGCTCGCGCCACGGGACGATCTGAAAAATCCCGAACCGTGTGTCGCGCCTTCATCTTTTCGTAGAATGCGCGGGCGGCGGACTGCATCTCCTCATCGCTCAGATCGATGCGATCCGGCAGGTCGATTGCCTCATATTCAATATGTTCACGCGCAAACATTGACTTTCCTCCTCGGTATTTGCGGTCAGGTTAGTTTCAACGATATGCACTGACAACGCGCATCTCACGTCGGTAAGCCAGCTATGGCTTTTCACGACAATTCGCATAAGGTCGCGGCGATGCATCATTTTTGTCACGCACGCGGCCAGAAGAAGGTTATCAACATGCAGTTTCCACATATCGCGATCCTTGGCGCAGGCACGATCGGGCTAAGCTGGGCCGCCCTGTTCGCCGCAACGGGCAGGCAGGTGACGATTTCCGATCCGTCGCCAGATCCACAGAAGCGGTTTTCGGCTTTTGTGGATGGCGCGGCAGATGCGTTAAGCGCGCTTGGCTGGACACAGGCCGGCGACCTGTCCAGGGTCACATTCGTCTCCGATCCCGCCGAGGCGGTTCGTGACGCCGATTTCATTCAGGAAAGCATCCCAGAAAACCTTGACCTGAAGCATGAGCTTTACAGCCGGATAGAGCAGCACCTGAAAGCCGGGGCGATTATCGGCACATCGACATCGGGCCTGCGGCTCAGCGATCTGCAAAAGGGGCTGTCAGATCCATCGCGGCTGGTTCTGGCCCACCCGTTCAATCCGCCCCACCTTATCCCGCTGGTCGAGATCATGGGCAACGATCTGACCGATGAGAGAAGCCTGAACGCGGCGTGGGATTTCTATGAATCGCTGGGAAAGGTCTGCGTCCGGCTTCATAAAGAGGTGCCCGGCCACATCGCCAACCGCCTGCAAGCGGCGATCTGGCGAGAGTCGATCAACCTCGCAATGGAAGGCGTCGCCAGCCTTGCCGATATCGACAAGGCCGTGGCCTATGGCCCCGGTTTACGTTGGGCGGCCTTTGGCCCGACCACCCTGTTCCATCTTGGCGGCGGCGAAGGCGGCATTCGGAATTTCAGCAAGCATATCGGCCCGCATGTCGAGACATGGTGGAACGATCTGGGTGCACCCCAACTTACCCCTGATGTCGTTGACCGGCTGGCTGGTGAAATGGAGGCACTGAACGCGAAATCTTCGCCGCAGGATCTCGCCCAGCGTCGCGACCGTTTGGTTTTGCAATATATCATGGCCGGACTTTCGGACGCCAAGACTTCCTGAGCACTTGCCTCAGCGCAGCAGATGATCCCGCGCCTCGCAGTAAAGCCGATAGCCCGCGTCGTAAGCGCTGCGGCGCGTGCTATCGGGCAGATAGCAGGCCTCTGCCTCATCAACCGCACGTGAAGCCGCAGTAACATCCGCAAACTGCCCCACCGCAGTCGCCGCCAGCAAGGCGGCACCGCGTGCGCCGAACTCGGAACCTCTGGGCACGCGGACCTCCATCTGCAAAATGTCGGCGATCATTTGTGACCAGAAACTGCTCTGACTGCCGCCGCCGGTCAGGCGCAAACTTTCACTTTTGCCGGGCAGCAACGCGATCAGATCACGCATGGCGAAGGCGACGCCTTCGAACACCGCGCGGATCATATCATCGCGGTTGTGGCGCGCCGACAGATTGGCGAATTGCGCACGCGCATCCGGCGCGACCACAGGGGCGATGATCCCGCTTTCGCTGAGATATGGAAGATAGACGACACCATTCGCCCCGATGGCAGAGCGCTCGGCCATCGCCGTCACGGCATCGTAACGGTCGGGATCTTCGGCCAGATCAGGCGTCAGAACCGAAATCACCCAATCGAGGTTCAGCGTTCCCGCAACATTGACCATCGCCCGGAACCAGTGACCATCGGGCAGCGAGAACAGCAGGCCGATATTGGCGGGTTCGAACATTGGTCGGTCAAGGCAGGTGCCAATCATACAGGTCGTGCCCAGAACCGCCGTCACCTCTTGG contains the following coding sequences:
- the phnH gene encoding phosphonate C-P lyase system protein PhnH gives rise to the protein MNDLSGGFSNAAVESATAFRAILNAMARPGQIQRLASHHGPAPISAAAATLLLVLTDRTTPLHLAGAHDNPGLRDWIAFHCGAPIVAAEDAAFALGHWVDLAPLDRFSIGTPEYPDRSATLIVDNHSFDGEAVELRGPGINGSAALALPERAAFDTNHSRFPLGWDAFFCGGNQLAALPRSTEVC
- the phnG gene encoding phosphonate C-P lyase system protein PhnG, whose translation is MSPDKLQDFRREALGLMARAKPERLAALLPDLPDHDLLRAPEIGTVMVRGRAGGKGAAFNLGEMTVTRASVKLAGSGRVGHGYVQGRDKDHARRVAIADAMAQDEPEQIETEILTPLRADEEARRAANAAEAARTRVEFFTLVRGEDE
- the phnF gene encoding phosphonate metabolism transcriptional regulator PhnF yields the protein MSLWQSIADTLRGEIAAGQWRPGNQLPPEAQLAARFGVNRHTLRRAVRSLAEEGLLYSRRGAGVFVAAAPLEYRLGERVRFHRNIELAGRVPGRKIDSVVTRQCDKTEATALNIPPGSKVLAVEGVSTVDYRPVALFRSIFPADLSPKLIGALSKEGSITRALAQCGISDYTRVSTRMAAALANETQAATLQIDPGGALLRTESINAANGRRIERGLTWWAGERVTLFLGDQDS
- a CDS encoding chloramphenicol acetyltransferase encodes the protein MARLSADEPLILDGADVAASQFGRYCEVGAGARVLNCSFGDYSYCDRLADIANTTIGKFANIAALTRIGPTDHPMTTASLHHFIYRSEYYWDDAEADPDFFAARAARRTWIGHDTWIGHGAIVKPEIRIGHGAIVAAGAVVTKDVPDWMIVAGCPAVPLRRRFTEEIGDRLMRLGWWDWDHDQLRQALPDFRSLPVADFLTRYES
- the phnE gene encoding phosphonate ABC transporter, permease protein PhnE, whose protein sequence is MAMAELSPGVHAGFRRRRFFSLAVPAAVLTYLIYIAIAFDLAGLASRARWDNGALLLQDFWSYKTHVTRENRRGDGAVVTAIEGMRNATYAPGQEPEWVQPMPDGGTRVALRGGNNVTIAANGDVTLEAEGGAYHITPTAEGITTDIADPPGWMNLSDKRLTANLPAGARLTVTRSRTEVFRRSPGWELFFFDLSSPFYGKSLPQLVGLVFSSDQLVPGRSNIAAMASDFWYNSVWHHGDVAWAIFETLLMAFLGTFGAGLIALPIAFMAANNFAPSRIIRQAFRRVFDFLRGVDALIWTIVLSRAFGPGPLTGSLAILMTDTGTFGKLFSEALENVDEKPIEGLRSTGAAAMPRVRWGVMPQIAPVILSQLLYYFESNTRSATIIGAITGGGIGLLLVQAIQTQKDWEHVTYYIVLVVLLVVAMDWVSGKIRARLIRG
- the phnE gene encoding phosphonate ABC transporter, permease protein PhnE, translating into MTDISQISADYRAASGRKRLYSGLLWGLFALLMISGFNLANDRNAGGFWDGLPQVFDFPAELISEAAGKAANLPGLMVGYLPALIETINIAAVATLIGVIGGGIMALLSTPGLAPWPRLIPLFRRMLDIARAIPELVIALVFIFILGGGPVPATLAIAFHAVGALGKLFSEVAENASTKPVEGLESVGASWVQRMWFGVIPQVAPNWISYAMLRFEINIRASAILGFVGAGGIGYELRNAISWGQGRYDAAAAIFILLFLTIVLFDQLSSMARERLVRGNVGGRI
- the phnD gene encoding phosphonate ABC transporter substrate-binding protein gives rise to the protein MKRTLTLMALSTALAMPHLAAAQEEISEFNIGVLGGENAQDRMTSNECLRSYTEEALGVPVKLFTPADYDGVIQGLLGGTLDAAILGASGYAKAYLTDPEAVEPVLVKTNVDGASTYYSVGFARVDSGITSLEDAKDKVLGFGDPNSTSGYLIPAVEMPEAGFSVKPGEYFADIKFTGGHEQTIVAVNNGDIDAGVTWADGLGDWEDGYNSGALRKAVDSGIVDMNDLVEIWRSNPIPEGPMVVRKALPEDVKSTFTDLLANLHDTDIDCAYGVASGETAGFEPVSHDAYKTIIEVRKAEEQAGS
- the phnC gene encoding phosphonate ABC transporter ATP-binding protein, with the translated sequence MRIEAQGITRIFGATRAVDDASFTIDQPRMIGVIGSSGAGKSTLLRMFNRLTDASGGRLLIEGRDVLALKGEAKRAWQADCAMIFQQFNLVGRIDVVSNVLHGLLNKRGTLSTLFNIWSREDIDRAIAILDRLGIAEQAPKRAEALSGGQQQRVAIARALMQDPKIILADEPIASLDPMNAQVVMDSLRQIHEQDGRTVIANLHTLDTARRYCDRVIGMRKGRIVFDGTPAQLTTGVARDIYGAGAEFSEGTTSTSIPSDRVGDNEFADRMLAD
- a CDS encoding nitroreductase family protein; protein product: MFAREHIEYEAIDLPDRIDLSDEEMQSAARAFYEKMKARHTVRDFSDRPVARAVIEDCVRTAGTAPSGANHQPWHFVAIADPAFKKRIRDAAEEEERRFYEGGAGDEWLKALEPIGTNDSKPHLEDAPWLIVIFAQRWGYFDDGERFKNYYVPESTGIATGFLLAALHHAGLVALTHTPNPMKFLNEMLGRPDHEKAIMIVAVGHPRDDAKVPKVAKIKKPLNEILTVAD
- a CDS encoding 3-hydroxyacyl-CoA dehydrogenase family protein; translated protein: MAFHDNSHKVAAMHHFCHARGQKKVINMQFPHIAILGAGTIGLSWAALFAATGRQVTISDPSPDPQKRFSAFVDGAADALSALGWTQAGDLSRVTFVSDPAEAVRDADFIQESIPENLDLKHELYSRIEQHLKAGAIIGTSTSGLRLSDLQKGLSDPSRLVLAHPFNPPHLIPLVEIMGNDLTDERSLNAAWDFYESLGKVCVRLHKEVPGHIANRLQAAIWRESINLAMEGVASLADIDKAVAYGPGLRWAAFGPTTLFHLGGGEGGIRNFSKHIGPHVETWWNDLGAPQLTPDVVDRLAGEMEALNAKSSPQDLAQRRDRLVLQYIMAGLSDAKTS